The Geobacter metallireducens GS-15 region CGAGGTGGAGACCCTCCTGGGCGACGCGGCCAAGGCCAGGGAGAAACTGGGGTGGGCTCCAAAAATCAGTTTCAGGGAACTGGTGTCCGAGATGGTGCGCGAGGACCTGAGAGCCGCCGAACGTGATGAGTTGGTAAAGAAACACGGCTACAAGGCGTTTGACCACCATGAATAAGGATTCGCGAATCTTCGTTGCCGGGTCCCATGGGCTCGTGGGTTCCGCACTTGTCAGGCAATTGCGGTCCCGTGGGTATGTCAATCTCTTGCTTCCCGAGAAGAGGGAACTTGACCTGGCCCATCAGCAGGCCGTGGCGGACTTCTTTGCAAGTCAAAAACCCGACTACGTATTCCTTGCTGCTGCCAAGGTCGGCGGCATCCATGCCAATAACACCTATCCTGCCGACTTCATCTACACCAACCTGATGATTCAGAACAACGTCATTCACCACGCCTGGCTGAACGGCGTCAAACGGCTCCTCTTCCTCGGCTCATCCTGCATCTATCCGAAGCACGCACCGCAGCCCATGCAAGAGGAGCATCTCCTGACCGGTCCCCTGGAACCCACCAACGAGCCCTACGCCATAGCGAAAATTGCCGGCATCAAGATGTGCGAATCCTACAACCGACAATATGGCACCAAATTTGTAGCAGTCATGCCTACCAATCTCTATGGTCCCGGCGACAACTTCCACCCCGAGAACAGCCATGTCCTCCCCGCGCTGATCCGGCGGTTCCACGAAGCCAAGAGGCAGAACGCTTCATCGGTTGTTGTCTGGGGAAGCGGCACACCTCGCCGGGAGCTGCTCTATGTTGATGACATGGCGGAGGGGTGTCTTCATGTCATGGATTTAACGGATGATCAGCTTGCTTCGGAGCTGTTGAGCTACCCCAAGCCGTGTTTCGTGAATCTCGGCACGGGGCATGATGTCACCATCCGTGAACTGGCAGAAACAGTCCGTAATGTAGTCGGGTTTTCCGGCGACCTGGTATTCGATGCATCAAAACCCGATGGAACTCCCCGCAAGCTTCAAGACATCTCACGGATGCACGGTCTAGGATGGCGGCACAGGGTGGAGCTTGAAGAGGGGATTCGGCGCACGTATCAGTGGTATGTGGAAAATTACGCAAAGTGAGGAAGTCGAACGTTGCGATCCGATCTTTCTGCATCTGTCGTAGATACCTTGAGGGCGGCGCTCGAGGATGAACCGCTGCTAGAACTGGCAGTACTGATCGGGAGTGGGGCAACGGGCCGCCGAGGCTTGGAAAGCGACTGGGACATCGCTATTCAGTGGGATCGGGATGTTTCCCTTCTTGGGCACCTGGGGCGAACCGAAAGCCTCCGAAGGCGGCTGGCGTCCATCCTTGGTATAACAGAAGACACCGTCGACCTGATCGACCTCCCCTCGGCCCGCTTGGCCATGCGCGCTGTGGTCGCAGAAGAGGGGATCCCTCTTAAAGGGGAAGACGGACTTCCCTGGCAGCATTTTCTCCGACGAACCTGGCGCGATCTTGAAGATTACTACTGGGAGCAGACCTATGCGGCTTGACCTGTACCAGGCTGAAACGGCATATATCGCCCAGGAACAAACGGCGCTGCTGGATGAGGCCCGTGCTATTTTGCTTTCTGAAAGGCCCCTGTCACGTCTTGAAGAGAACGGTGTACTCCATGCCATACAGGTGCTTGTAGAGAATGCCATCGGCAAGGCAAAGCAGTTGCTCAAGGCAAGCGGAAAGCAGGTGCCTGTATCGGCATATGACAGCTTTCATGCCCTGGCTGACCTGGGGGTGATCAAGGTCAGCTCCCTTGCTGCGTGGAATGCCACCATAGGATTGCGTAACCGGCTAGTCCATGACTACATGAATATCGACATGGGCCGGATTTTAGAACTTGTCAGAAATGAACAGTACCGGTTTGTGACGGAGTTCCTCATGTCGCCTGTGCAGGAAGTGAGTGATAAAGCGTAAACGCTTTTGCGAGAATGAGAGAATTTCCTATTTTGGATCACTACTGTCCGGTTAATAGTTGAATAAGTTCAGTTGGTTGCGCTCAGGATAATCAGCATTTCGCTTGAGAGCCTCCGCAACCAGCGATGAAATGGGCTTTTTCTCGAACAAGTTGACCTCCAGAATCTGTAGAAAAGTGTAGAGCGAACACGGAACCCCCAACTTCTTTTTCGTGATCGCCACCAGCAGATAGATGCACAAGGCAACCCATATCTGGCTCTTCACGGCATTGACTGACGTTCCGATGAACGACTTGATCCGCAGGTGCTGTTTGATCCATTTGAAAAACAGCTCCACCTGCCAGCGCTGCTTGTAAATCGCAGCCACCGTCGCTGCCGGAATCTCGAAGTTGTTCGTGAGAAATACGAGTCGCTTGTTCCGTTCTTTGTCAACATAGCTGACCCGGCGCAGTTTCTCCGGATACCCCTTTTTCGACTTCTGCGTCACCAGGGTGATAATCTGGTCTGCCCGTACACCTGATTCCTTGTCCTTCGGATGGGAATATAACCGCTGGCATTTCAGGTTGTCCTTTGCCCGAACTACGAAGAATGCTCCCTGCTTGTGGATGGAGTGGAGCCGGGCAAAATCGACATACCCTCTGTCCATCGTGTAAATGGCATCCTTTGCAACCGGCAGATGGTCCAGCATCCTGACATCGTGGACCTTGCCAGTGGTAATAGTGACCCAGGTTGGAATGGGACCACGCAGATCAATGAGCGTATGCATCTTGACCGCCGCCTTGGTTTTGCGGAACTCGGCCCATGGGAACAGCGTAAGGCACAGGTCGATAGTGGTCGAGTCAAAGGCGTAGAGCGGTTGCGTAAGCTCAACGGCGATGGCATCAGCCTGGTACAGCTGCTGAGCTATGCCGATCAGTACATGACCGAAGTCTTGGAAGATACGCCAGTCCCTGCGCTCGTTCGCGTCGGCAAGGGTCGTGCGGGAGACATCACCACGAAAGCCGATGTGGTACAGCTTCTCCTGGTGGGAGTTCAGGCAGGTCTCGATATCCCGCAAGCTCTCACGGCCAGCCATCTGGGCATAAGCCAGGCAGAGGAACTGGTCATAGGTCGAGAACTTCTTCTCCCGATACTCGCCACGGTGTCGGCGAACGCAGAGATTGAATTCGTACCGGGGCAGAAACTGCAGAAGTTGTTTGAAAACGGTCGGACCGGTGTGCATTGCTCCCCTCCTGTAAAGGGAGGAAGGCTACACCCAGAACGAATTCATGTCGAAAAAAGAACAATTGTGCCAAAGAGCAATAAAGTTCAACAAGTTACAGCTGTACAATCAAAGTTTACCGGACAGTAGTAATTTTGGATAACGATTCGGTCAGAAGGATAGGGCGGACGTATCAGTGGTATGTGGAAAATGTGAGCAAGGATTCCCGCCGGTCAACTTGATGGATTGCGATATGGAACAGTTGAAGACTGAGCTTGCACCGATTTTCGCAAAATACCATGACGAGATTGTCGCCGCCTATCTTTTCGGTTCGACTGCCAGTGGGCTGACATCCTCTTTAAGCGATATTGATATTGCAGTGTTGCCGCGCAACACGGATAAAGTGAGTGGAGCAACACTGAAATTTCATCTATACGCAGACCTGTGCCGAAAACTGAACAGAAACGATATCGATTTGATGATGATGGGGCTTTCAGGCAATCTTATCTTGAATGATGAGATTCTCCGGAATGGGAAACTTCTCTACGTGACCGACCATGATGCCCGAGACGACTTTGAGCTCAAGGTTCTCCATAGGTGCACGGATTTCAAATTTCAGCGTCGATACGCCATGGGGGTTTAGTGGAGCGCATACGGCAGAAGATAGGAAGAATCAACGAACATCTTTCTATAATTCGCGCAATCAAGGATGATTGCAGTCGCAAATTTGCTGTTGATCCGATATATCGCGGTGCATTGCTCCACTATCTCTATCTGCTTTCTGATGGTTGCATCGTGCTGGCAGAGTTGGTAATAAAGCATAAAGGGTTACGACTCCCTCAGTCTTATGCGGAATCGTTCGATATCCTCGGTGAGAGCAAGGTACTTGATGAGGACTTCGCTTATCGTTTTGCGAGTATTGCCGGTTTCCGTAACTTTCTCGCCCATGACTATGAAAAGATTGATCAGGAAGTAATTTGTGGCGCGATAATGAACAGCCTGAATGATGTAGATATCTTCCTGCAACATATTCGTAAGTCAATGGGGTTAGTTGGTTGATTAAATTGCTCAAGAGCAGTTGGAAGAGAATATTGCATCATGGATAACGATTCGGTCAGAAGGATTGAGGAACAGTTCAAGCATCACATTGGTGTTCTTTTCTGAAGATTGTCAGAGCAAGCTCGATCTGGTGGTTGAAGGACAGCAGATGATTGTGGAGAAGGTAGACCGACTGGGAACCCGGATGGATCGTCTTGACACCAAGGTTGATACGTCGGATGTCAAAGTAGATGTTGTATTTGCCGATCTTTGCGTCCACCGGGCCGACACTGCGGTCCATCACGGGGTGTATCGGGTGAAGTAAGGGTAATTCCCGGGCTTTAAACCGGCATCTGGCACAATGGAGATGATAAATGGCACTTGACGAAATTGACCTGAAAAAGATAGAGGAGCTGTTTAAGCATCAGATCGGCATACTGAATGAGAGTTTTCAGCACAAACTCGACATCGTCGTTGAGGGACATCAGATGCTGAACGAAAAGGCCGACCGCCTGGAAGGGCGGATGGACCGATTGGAAGGACGGATGGACCGATTGGAGGTCAAGCTCGATGCTGTTGCTACCGACCTTGCCGCCCACCGCGCCGACACCGAGGCGCATCATGGGGTGTATCGGGTGAAGGAAGGGTAATAGGGAAAGAGTGGAAGTGCCTCTCATTCTCCTAATTGATCAAAGGTTGCGGAGATGTTATGAGACCGACAAAAGAAGAACTTTTAGCTTTTTTGCAGAGCAAGAAAACAGATTTTCGCCAGGAATTTACCATACAGAAACTAGGTGTCTTTGGCTCATTTGCCCGCGGTACGGCCACTGATGAAAGTGATATTGATCTTGTCGTAGAACTTGAGAAACCAGACTTATACAATCTGATCGGCATCAAACAAGCGGTTGAAGAGGAGTTCGGAGGAAAGGTCGATGTGGTACGACTGCGTCCTCATATGAACAGCATGCTCAAAAAGCGGATTGAACAGGATGCTATTTATGTTTGACCGCGAGCTGCTGGTAGCTGACATCACCAACATCATCTGGGATCGACGCCGTTGCGGCCTACCTTTCCGCCCACAGGGCCGACACACCGAGGCGCATCATGGAGTGTATCGGGTGAAGGAAGGGTAGGGGGGGGCTCCGCAGCTGCCAGTTCTCTGAAATGGATCCAGAACCGTTACGAAGGGGCACCGGAAAGGTCAAGTATCATGGAACGCATGATTCAGATTCATATCGAGAAATTGCCTGAAGGGGTGTATCTAGCGACGTCAGATGACATTCAGGGACTCGTTGTCCAAGGTCGTACCGTCAGTGAAACATTGGAAATTGCTCGTGACGTGGCACGACGCTTGATTGAAGCGCAGACGGAACGAAAAAAAACCATAAAGCTGAAACCCATCAGAAAGAGTTTTGATCTGGATTTGGTAGTCGGAAACTGATATGGGGCGCCTGTCGGGATTTCGTTATCGTGAGATTATCAAACGTCTCAAGGCCTTCGGATTCGTTTTCGATCGACAGGCGGCAGGGAGTCACGAGATTTGGTACAACCCTGATAAAGACAAGTATACGACGATTCCGAACCACGCCGGCGACATGCCTGAAGGGACTCTTAGGGCGATACTGAAACAGGCTGAAATAGATCCTGAAGATTTTCTGAAAACCGGCAAGTAAGATGATGCTGTTATTTTCCGAGTGAAGGGCGAAGTGGGAGCTTTTTTTGCCGGGAAATATGGGGAGTGTCCCTCATTTCCCCTCCTCATTTCCCCTCATTTCCCCCAGACTGATGATCGTTTTGATCTTGTTGACCTGAAGATCGAGACTCTGAACAAGAAGATCAGCGCCGTTGCAGCTGATCTTTCCGCCCACCGGTGCGACGCCGAGGCGCATCATGGGGTGTGTTGGGTGAAGGAAGGATAACAGGTGTGGATTGAGGGTACGTTTTTCCGCGTGCTGCCCGTTTCTATATGACGTAGCACGTAGCAAAAGCGGACATGTGGCAATGAGAAATATGGGGAGTGTCCCTCATCTCCTCATCTCCCTCTTTATTGTCGGAAAAAATGGAGAGAGTCCCTCGTTTCCCCCCCTCATTTCCTCCCATTTCCTCCTCATTTCCCTCATGACAGCATAATGAGAACTGACAATAATACTTTGTGGGAGTGTCTTTTGAAAATCCATCCACTTTCCGACGTGCAGGCAAAGCAGATCGGCCAGGGCACCAGTATCTGGCAGTATGTAGTGGTGTTGCCGGGTGCTGTGATTGGTTCAGATTGTAATATCTGTTCACATTGTTTCATTGAAAATGCCGTAGTTATCGGTGATCGGGTCACGATCAAGTGTGGTGTGCAGATCTGGGATGGGTTGCGTGTTGAGGATGACGTGTTCATTGGCCCCAATGTCACGTTTACCAACGATCTGTTTCCAAGGAGCAAGCAACACCCTAAAGAGTTTGCCAAAACAGTCATTCAAAAGGGCGCTTCTATAGGTGCCAATGCCACTATCCTTGCCGGTAGCACAATTGGCAGGAATGCCATGGTTGGCGCGGGTGCTGTGGTTACGAAAAGCGTCCCGCCAAATGCCATCGTGGTGGGGAACCCAGCACGAATAACCGGTTATGTTTCGACGATTCCTGCTCAGCAAAAGCATTCCGAGATTGAAGTAGGTGAGAATATAGGAACTGTTGGTCAGTCGGCAATTCCGGGCGTGCAGTTTGTCCGTTTGCCTATCATCCCTGACCTGCGGGGCAGTCTCTCCTTTGCAGAATTCGGTCAATATCTCCCTTTTATCCCTAAACGCTATTTTCTTGTCTTTGACGTGCAGAGTCGTGAAGTGCGCGGCGAGCATGCACACAAGGAACTGCACCAGTTCCTGGTTTGTGTCAAGGGGGCCTGTTCGGTCATGGTTGATGACGGTAACTGTCGCGAAGAATATATCCTCAATACGCCAGGCGCGGCTTTGCATATCCCTCCTCTGGTCTGGGGCGTACAGTACAAATATTCTCCAGATGCAGTTCTGATGGTGCTTGCTTCGGATGTCTACAAACCTGAAGATTACATTAGGGATTATGACCAGTTTATTGCCTTGGTGAAGAAATGATTATTCCCTTCCTCGATCTAAAATCCCCCTATCTTGAACTGCAAGCAGAGCTGGACGATGCCTATCGGCGTGTCATGGAATCGGGGTGGTACATACTAGGCAAAGAGGTTGAAGCGTTCGAGGCAGAGTTTGCAGAGTACTGTCAGGTTAAGCACTGTATCGGTGTGGGGAATGGCCTTGAAGCCCTACATCTTATTCTGCGGGCCATGGATATCGGACCAGGCGATGAAGTCATTGTTCCATCCAACACCTATATTGCAACATGGCTTGCCGTCTCATATACGGGCGCCACTCCGGTACCAGTTGAACCAGATGTAATTACATATAATCTCAACCCGGTCTTGATTGAAGTAGCAATAACTAAAAACACCAAGGCGATACTTCCGGTCCACCTTTACGGCCAAACCGCCGATATGGATCCGATAAATGCGATTGCTGCTCGGTACGGCCTTAAGGTTGTAGAAGATGTTGCACAATCACATGGCGCACGCTACAAGGGTCGACGCGCCGGTTCATTGGGTGACGCAGCCGGGTTCAGTTTCTACCCCGGGAAAAACATGGGCGCCTTTGGTGATGGCGGCGCGATCACCACAAATGATGATCAATTAGCAAAAAAAATACGGGTGTTGCGCAACTATGGTTCACAAATAAAATATCATAATGAGATCAAAGGTTATAATTCACGACTTGATGAACTGCAGGCAGCATTTTTGAGAGTGAAGTTGACAAAACTGGACGAATGGAATGAAAGGCGTAAGCAGATTGCTGCTAGTTATCTGGATGGTTTGAAATCGAATGAGCATCTTGTTTTGCCACATGTTCCTGAATGGGCGGATCCTGTCTGGCACCTCTTTGTATTAAGGTGCAAAAATAGGGATGTTTTGCAAAGACAGTTAAACGAAGCAGGAATCGGCACGATGATTCACTATCCGATCCCTCCGCATCTTCAGCCAGCGTATTCAGAGCTTGGTTTCTCTGAAGGAACATTTCCAATTTCGGAAAACATTCATGTTGAGGTGCTTAGCCTTCCAATGGGACCGTCGATGTCAAAAGCACAAGCGGAATTTGTTATAAAAACAATGAATCGGATTTTAATACCTTGAATCTCATCAAAACAAGTCTGCTCAATGGTATTGCTGTTGTAATTAGATTGTTTACTTCTATTGGCCTGAACAAGGTTCTTGCATTATATGTGGGGCCTGCAGGTTATGCAGTTATCGGTCAATTCCAGAATGCTATGGGCATGTTAACCTCCTTCGCCAGTGCTGGAATAACTACCGGTGTAACCAAGTATACTGCCGAATATTTTGATGATGAGGAGCAGCAGCACACAGTATGGCGCACTGCAGGAACTATAGTTTTCTGCGGTTCATTGTTTGCCTCACTCGGCATTGCACTTTTTCACCGTTCACTAGCCCGAATGTTTCTTAAGGATGAAGCCTACGCAGGTGTATTCCTCTGGCTGGCTGCTACGCTGATTCTTATGGTTTTTAATGGGCTTCTTTTAGCTATTTTGAACGGTAAGAAAGATATTCGCCGTTATGTAACGGTAAATATTACTGGAAGCTTGGTATCGTTGATAGTAACTGGCATCTTGGCCAAAGTTTGGGGATTGTATGGCGCGCTGGTTGCCTTAGCCATCAATCAGTCAATTGTTTTTATAGTCACGTTTGCAATGTGCCAACGAGCGGCTTGGTTTCGTGTTGCCCATATCATCGGTCCTATAGACCTGATAGCAGCACGTAACTTGGGCAAATTCATGCTCATGGCGCTTACCACTGCTGCTGTTGGCCCAACGAGCCAAATCATCGTTCGGGATCATCTGGCAACAAAATTCGGTTGGACAAGTGCAGGCCACTGGCAGGCAGTAACAAAAATTAGCGATATTTATTTGATGCTTATAACAACAACTCTTAGTGTTTATTATCTCCCGAAGCTGTCTGAGATCAGAGATATTACAGAGATAAAGAAAGAAATCCTGCGAGGATATAAACTTATTCTTCCTCTTACTGTAAGTGGGGCTAGTATTATTTATTTATTACGAGACTGGATAGTTGAAATATTGTTTACAAAAGACTTTTATCCAATGACTGAGTTGTTTGCATGGCAACTTTCCGGGGATGTTGTTAAAATTTGCAGTTGGTTGCTGGCTTATGTAATGTTAGGCCGGGCTTTGGTGAGAACCTTTATTTTTACTGAGATTCTATTCGGCACTACATTTATTGGGTTTACTTTTGTTTTTACGAAATATGTTGGGCTAAAAGGTGCAACTGTAGGGTATTTTATCAATTATGTTGTGTACTGGATTACCATGATATATTTAATACCAAAGTTCATAAATGGACGAAGGCACATATCAGCAATTTGACGGTATATTGGTCGTAAACACATGAGAGATACGGTAATAATATTTTGTAAATGTATGAATATGGGAGGGACAGAAACCCTGACCATTCGTCTATTAAATTGGTATAGACAAAATAATTACAGATCAATACTTCTTACATTAGACGAAATAACAAGCATGACATTGCTAGAAGATATAAAAAAAATTAATATAGAACATTATGTTTATAATCACAATAAAAGAGAATTTTATTCGTGCAAATCTAACAAATTGACATTTAATTCAAAAGACAATTGTTTGATAATAACTCATTTTATGCCAGAGTTTTTTGAATGTTTTTCTATGTTAACAGAATCAAAATATAGTTGTAAATTTAGACACACTATCTACATTGTACATCCGTATTCCACTTATATGGTTAGTAAGAAAATTGCTTTTATTGGGAAAGGATTGATAGACTATTTGTTGAAAAAAAATGTTATAGTTTTTATGGATGAAACTTGCATTGAAAAATGTGTGAATTATTACGGACTGATACCTGAAGAGTATGATCTAACAGTACTCAGGCTTCCCATATCAGTGAACTGTGAAAATATAATTGCAAATAGAAATAAAATATTTAATATATTAACTGTTTCACGATTCGAATTCCCTTTTAAGGGTTATGTTATCGGGTTGATAAAATCATTTGAAAAACTCTATACCGTTAACAATAACATATCATTAACAATCATTGGTTATGGGGAGGGAAAGGATTCTGTGCTTAGGGCAATCCGTGACATGCAGCCAGTGGTTGCAGAAAAAATTAGTGTTATAGACCAAGTCCCTTATAGTAAGTTGAATGAATATATTTTGAAATCTGACGTTTTTGTGGGTATGGGTACAACCATTCTTGATGCTGCTCAGATGAGTAAAATTTGCATAGTTGCTATTGCATACCAAATGTCTGATCATGCAGCTGGCTTTCTCCATGATAATTATAAAAACATTGGAGAGATATACGATAAAAGTAATAATTACCCCTCTATTTATAACTTATTGAATAAAGCACTAGATTTCAATAATGATGAATTTAAATATTATTCTGATTACACGTATAGAATAATAAAGGAATGCTATAATATTG contains the following coding sequences:
- a CDS encoding DegT/DnrJ/EryC1/StrS family aminotransferase; this translates as MIIPFLDLKSPYLELQAELDDAYRRVMESGWYILGKEVEAFEAEFAEYCQVKHCIGVGNGLEALHLILRAMDIGPGDEVIVPSNTYIATWLAVSYTGATPVPVEPDVITYNLNPVLIEVAITKNTKAILPVHLYGQTADMDPINAIAARYGLKVVEDVAQSHGARYKGRRAGSLGDAAGFSFYPGKNMGAFGDGGAITTNDDQLAKKIRVLRNYGSQIKYHNEIKGYNSRLDELQAAFLRVKLTKLDEWNERRKQIAASYLDGLKSNEHLVLPHVPEWADPVWHLFVLRCKNRDVLQRQLNEAGIGTMIHYPIPPHLQPAYSELGFSEGTFPISENIHVEVLSLPMGPSMSKAQAEFVIKTMNRILIP
- a CDS encoding type II toxin-antitoxin system HicB family antitoxin; this translates as MERMIQIHIEKLPEGVYLATSDDIQGLVVQGRTVSETLEIARDVARRLIEAQTERKKTIKLKPIRKSFDLDLVVGN
- the fcl gene encoding GDP-L-fucose synthase — protein: MNKDSRIFVAGSHGLVGSALVRQLRSRGYVNLLLPEKRELDLAHQQAVADFFASQKPDYVFLAAAKVGGIHANNTYPADFIYTNLMIQNNVIHHAWLNGVKRLLFLGSSCIYPKHAPQPMQEEHLLTGPLEPTNEPYAIAKIAGIKMCESYNRQYGTKFVAVMPTNLYGPGDNFHPENSHVLPALIRRFHEAKRQNASSVVVWGSGTPRRELLYVDDMAEGCLHVMDLTDDQLASELLSYPKPCFVNLGTGHDVTIRELAETVRNVVGFSGDLVFDASKPDGTPRKLQDISRMHGLGWRHRVELEEGIRRTYQWYVENYAK
- the hepT gene encoding type VII toxin-antitoxin system HepT family RNase toxin, whose amino-acid sequence is MRLDLYQAETAYIAQEQTALLDEARAILLSERPLSRLEENGVLHAIQVLVENAIGKAKQLLKASGKQVPVSAYDSFHALADLGVIKVSSLAAWNATIGLRNRLVHDYMNIDMGRILELVRNEQYRFVTEFLMSPVQEVSDKA
- a CDS encoding type II toxin-antitoxin system HicA family toxin — its product is MGRLSGFRYREIIKRLKAFGFVFDRQAAGSHEIWYNPDKDKYTTIPNHAGDMPEGTLRAILKQAEIDPEDFLKTGK
- a CDS encoding IS4-like element ISGme2 family transposase; protein product: MHTGPTVFKQLLQFLPRYEFNLCVRRHRGEYREKKFSTYDQFLCLAYAQMAGRESLRDIETCLNSHQEKLYHIGFRGDVSRTTLADANERRDWRIFQDFGHVLIGIAQQLYQADAIAVELTQPLYAFDSTTIDLCLTLFPWAEFRKTKAAVKMHTLIDLRGPIPTWVTITTGKVHDVRMLDHLPVAKDAIYTMDRGYVDFARLHSIHKQGAFFVVRAKDNLKCQRLYSHPKDKESGVRADQIITLVTQKSKKGYPEKLRRVSYVDKERNKRLVFLTNNFEIPAATVAAIYKQRWQVELFFKWIKQHLRIKSFIGTSVNAVKSQIWVALCIYLLVAITKKKLGVPCSLYTFLQILEVNLFEKKPISSLVAEALKRNADYPERNQLNLFNY
- a CDS encoding nucleotidyltransferase family protein, with product MRSDLSASVVDTLRAALEDEPLLELAVLIGSGATGRRGLESDWDIAIQWDRDVSLLGHLGRTESLRRRLASILGITEDTVDLIDLPSARLAMRAVVAEEGIPLKGEDGLPWQHFLRRTWRDLEDYYWEQTYAA
- a CDS encoding glycosyltransferase produces the protein MVSKKIAFIGKGLIDYLLKKNVIVFMDETCIEKCVNYYGLIPEEYDLTVLRLPISVNCENIIANRNKIFNILTVSRFEFPFKGYVIGLIKSFEKLYTVNNNISLTIIGYGEGKDSVLRAIRDMQPVVAEKISVIDQVPYSKLNEYILKSDVFVGMGTTILDAAQMSKICIVAIAYQMSDHAAGFLHDNYKNIGEIYDKSNNYPSIYNLLNKALDFNNDEFKYYSDYTYRIIKECYNIDVIAPKLWQNTSYLFTINAYLLVKLLAALNVLITLIAKKFIKREYNANGN
- the mntA gene encoding type VII toxin-antitoxin system MntA family adenylyltransferase antitoxin is translated as MEQLKTELAPIFAKYHDEIVAAYLFGSTASGLTSSLSDIDIAVLPRNTDKVSGATLKFHLYADLCRKLNRNDIDLMMMGLSGNLILNDEILRNGKLLYVTDHDARDDFELKVLHRCTDFKFQRRYAMGV
- the hepT gene encoding type VII toxin-antitoxin system HepT family RNase toxin, whose product is MERIRQKIGRINEHLSIIRAIKDDCSRKFAVDPIYRGALLHYLYLLSDGCIVLAELVIKHKGLRLPQSYAESFDILGESKVLDEDFAYRFASIAGFRNFLAHDYEKIDQEVICGAIMNSLNDVDIFLQHIRKSMGLVG
- a CDS encoding O-antigen translocase; this translates as MNLIKTSLLNGIAVVIRLFTSIGLNKVLALYVGPAGYAVIGQFQNAMGMLTSFASAGITTGVTKYTAEYFDDEEQQHTVWRTAGTIVFCGSLFASLGIALFHRSLARMFLKDEAYAGVFLWLAATLILMVFNGLLLAILNGKKDIRRYVTVNITGSLVSLIVTGILAKVWGLYGALVALAINQSIVFIVTFAMCQRAAWFRVAHIIGPIDLIAARNLGKFMLMALTTAAVGPTSQIIVRDHLATKFGWTSAGHWQAVTKISDIYLMLITTTLSVYYLPKLSEIRDITEIKKEILRGYKLILPLTVSGASIIYLLRDWIVEILFTKDFYPMTELFAWQLSGDVVKICSWLLAYVMLGRALVRTFIFTEILFGTTFIGFTFVFTKYVGLKGATVGYFINYVVYWITMIYLIPKFINGRRHISAI
- a CDS encoding WxcM-like domain-containing protein translates to MKIHPLSDVQAKQIGQGTSIWQYVVVLPGAVIGSDCNICSHCFIENAVVIGDRVTIKCGVQIWDGLRVEDDVFIGPNVTFTNDLFPRSKQHPKEFAKTVIQKGASIGANATILAGSTIGRNAMVGAGAVVTKSVPPNAIVVGNPARITGYVSTIPAQQKHSEIEVGENIGTVGQSAIPGVQFVRLPIIPDLRGSLSFAEFGQYLPFIPKRYFLVFDVQSREVRGEHAHKELHQFLVCVKGACSVMVDDGNCREEYILNTPGAALHIPPLVWGVQYKYSPDAVLMVLASDVYKPEDYIRDYDQFIALVKK
- a CDS encoding nucleotidyltransferase family protein, giving the protein MRPTKEELLAFLQSKKTDFRQEFTIQKLGVFGSFARGTATDESDIDLVVELEKPDLYNLIGIKQAVEEEFGGKVDVVRLRPHMNSMLKKRIEQDAIYV